The Methanofollis sp. region GATCCCGAAGTTCACCGTGTAGTCGATCTCCTCGCCGTCCAGGATCCGGAAGATCCCCTCGACCCGCTCCTTCTCCGGGATATCGCCGCAGATCTCGAAGGCCTCCGCGGGGCCCCGGCAGGAGACTAGGCCGGTGAGGGAGTCCTCGAGCTCGGCCTGCCCGCAGGTCTCCAGGCAGCCCTTCAGGCCGTCCAGGTCGCGCTTGTCGAGGTACGCCATCACCTGTCTCTGGAGCGAGGGTTCCACGCCGGAGAGGAGGTGCTTCATCGGCGCCAGGAACCCGACCTTCAGGTCGTAGTCCAGGCCGACAGAACGGAGGAGGTCGTCGGCGACCATGATCACCTCGGCATCGGCCGCCGCGGAGTCCGCGCCGATCAGTTCGACGCCGAACTGCCAGAACTGGCGGTACCGACCCTTCTGGGGCCTTTCGTACCGGAAACAGTCGGCCACATAGTACCAGCGGAGGGGCTTTGCGATGGAGCGCCCCTCGTTCACATACATCCGCGAGACCGAGGCCGTCACCTCGGGCCGCAGGGTCATCTGCCGCCCGCTCTTGTCCTCGAAGACGTACATCTCCTGCTTGATGTTCTCGCCCGAACGCATGGTGAAGAGTTCGAGGTGCTCGAAGGTCGGGGTGCAGACCTCGCCGTAGCCCCACCGCCCGACGGCCTCGCGCATCTTCGCTTCCGCAGTGCGCCGCTGCGCCATCTCGTCGGGCAGAAAGTCCCTGGTTCCGCGTGGTTTCTGTAGCATCAGATCGACTCCTGCCGTAAAATTTGCGTTTCAGACCTTATCTTACCTGCGGGGAACATTCCCGAAAAAGCGCG contains the following coding sequences:
- the hisS gene encoding histidine--tRNA ligase translates to MLQKPRGTRDFLPDEMAQRRTAEAKMREAVGRWGYGEVCTPTFEHLELFTMRSGENIKQEMYVFEDKSGRQMTLRPEVTASVSRMYVNEGRSIAKPLRWYYVADCFRYERPQKGRYRQFWQFGVELIGADSAAADAEVIMVADDLLRSVGLDYDLKVGFLAPMKHLLSGVEPSLQRQVMAYLDKRDLDGLKGCLETCGQAELEDSLTGLVSCRGPAEAFEICGDIPEKERVEGIFRILDGEEIDYTVNFGIARGLDYYTGMVFEGFAHNLGAENQVLGGGNYRLAQLFGGDDAPSCGFAIGFDRVMVSLGDYPLEKQPVVAVLSQPGLEAAAFGVARSMRAAGVRAEVNLLGRGMGAQLAHAAKTADYACIMGTREAEAGTVTLKDLHSGEQREMKPDEAIAGVKGVGAR